One window from the genome of Nicotiana tomentosiformis chromosome 5, ASM39032v3, whole genome shotgun sequence encodes:
- the LOC138891936 gene encoding uncharacterized protein: MVLIGRSGGREAPRLSEYNFNIDAANIISAIGRIKETKWPRPLQSDPTRRDPNLMCKYHGTHGHMTEDCQQLREEVVRLFYNGNLREFLSDRSKNHFRNKDSNKQTEQEEPQHVINMFIGEVHVPQGPMIKCTKVSITREKRTRDYIPGGTISFSDEDAEGIVQPHNDALVISVLINKSRVKRVLIDPGSSANTAGMNQDTKFYVIEGDMRYNALF, translated from the coding sequence atggtttTGATAGGACGCTCGGGGGGAAGGGAAGCACCgagattatcagagtataacttcaacattgacgCAGCCAACATAATATCGGCCATTGGGCGCATCAAGGaaaccaaatggcctcgaccattgcagtCTGATCCTACCCGGAGAGATCctaacctgatgtgtaagtatcatggcactcatggccacatgaCCGAGGATTGCcaacaattgagagaagaagttgtcCGGTTGTTTTATAACGGGAACCTCcgagagtttctgagtgatcgatccaaaaaccacttcaggaaCAAGGATTCCAACAAACAGactgaacaagaagaacctcaacacgtcatcaaTATGTTCATTGGAGAGGTCCATGTCCCCCAAGGACCAATGATAAAGTGCACtaaagtatccatcacgagggaaaagCGCACGCGAGATTACATCCCGGGGGGAACCATTTCGTTCAGCGACGAGGATGCCGAAGGCATCgtacaacctcataatgatgcactagtgatatccgtacttatcaacaaatctcgagttaaacgtgtgttgattgatccaggcagCTCAGCCAATACTGCCGGGATGAATCAAGATACAaaattctacgtgatcgaaggggacatgaggtataacgccttaTTCTGA